The DNA region CCACGGCGCCGAGGATTTCTTCCAGAATGCCGGCCATGCCGCTGGTGGGGTGCATCCGGGCGGCAGCGATCTGGAGGAGTGTGGTCTTGCCGGCGCCGTTGGGGCCCAGGATGACCCAGCGCTCGCCCTCCTTGACCTGCCAGTCCACCTTGTTCAGGAGCGTTTTGGCTCCACGGACAACGCTGACGGCGGCCAATTCAAGAACATCACTCATAGGAGTAGACACTAGGACAAAACGGGGGCCGACTGATAACTGATACAGGGGATACGTACCTGGAGCTGCACGGCTGCTGACCGCGGCGCAATGAATTCGGGCCGCACTCCCCCGCTGGCTAAGATTGCAGCCATGACTTCGAACGTGACTGCGGTCAGCTATGGCCTCAAACTGACCCCTGCGGAGCTGGAGCAGCTGCGTTCCCTCCTGACCCGGAACGGTGCAACCCTCGAGGCGGAATCCCGGACCGGGGACAGCCGCTATGAGGTTCACACCGCGGAGCTGGCTATGGCTGACACCACGGCGGCCGGGATTGCCGCCCTTCGCCGTGCGGTGGCAGAGGCCGAGGCTGACGGGCCGGAGACCGCGATTGTGCCCGCAGGGCTGCGCGCGGCTCCCCGCAAGCTCCTGATCATGGATGTTGATTCAACGCTCATTCAGCAGGAAGTCATTGAACTCCTGGCGGCGTACGCGGGCAAACGGGAGGAAGTGGCCGCCGTTACGGAAGCCGCCATGCGCGGTGAACTGGATTTCGCCCAGAGCCTGCACGCCCGGGTGCTTGTGCTCGCCGGCCTCCCCGCCACCGTCGTCGACGCCGTGCGGGCGGAAGTGAGGCTCAGTGAGGGCGCCGCTGAACTGGTGGCCGCATTCAAGGCAGCCGGACACGTGGTGGGCGTCGTTTCCGGCGGGTTCAACCAGATCCTGCAGCCGATCGCGGAAGACCTGGGCCTGGACTACTGGATTGCCAACGAGCTGGAAATTGTGGACGGCGCCCTCACCGGCAAAGTCCTGGGCGCTGTCATCGACCGCGCCGCCAAGGAAAAGTACCTGCGCAAGTGGGCTGCGGGCGAGGGTATCCCGATGGAACACACCATCGCAGTAGGCGACGGCGCCAATGACCTTGACATGCTGGGGGCAGCCGGGATCGGCGTGGCCTTCAATGCCAAACCGGCAGTCCGTGCCGTTGCCGATTCCGTCGTCAACATGCCGTACCTTGACGCCGTGCGGCACATCGCAGGAGTCTGATTTCACGTCGGCCGGAAGGTGGCATTTCGCGGCAATGTTCTGTAAGAACACTGCCACGAAATGCCATCTCGCCTGGGTGGGGTTTAGTTGGCGCTCTTACCGAAGTAGTCGGCACCGCCGGCGTACTCCGTGTGGCCTGACTCGACGTCGGCAGTGGCCATGCCGGCTACCACTTCAGCGAACTCTTCAACGGAGTAGAGCTTGCCTGCTTCGGCCCGGCGTGCCTCGATGGCGCCCGGGCTGGAACGGTCCAGGAGGGTCGCCGTCACGGTTCCTTCGATCATGTCACCCGACACAACCACCAGGGAGATACCCTTCTCCGCCAGGTTCGGCAGGAGTTCACGGAGTGCGTCTTCGCCGGCGCGCTTGCTGCGGGCAACGGGCTCGTACTCCGGCATGGTGGGAACGGAGTTGATGAAGTGGGCCTGGTGGCTGGTCACGAAGACCACGCGGGAGCCTTCCTTCATCAAGGGCACGGCGGCGTTGAGCATGTTGACCTGCGCATCCCGGTTGAGCTTGAGGGCGTAGTCGTCTTCCATGCCCGACTCCATGCCGCCCGAGGCGTTGAGCACCAGGACGTCCAGCGAACCGAAATTTTCCATGGCCGCGCTGGCAAGCGCCTGCACGCCTTCCTGGGTGGTGAGATCCGCGCCCACCGCAGTGGCGCGTCCGCCGGCGGCTTCGATCCCGGCCACCACTTTGTTGGCGCGGGGCGCCTTCTGGCGGTAGTTGACGACGACGGCGGCACCCTCGCCGGCGAGGATCTTGGCCACTTCGGCGCCGATTCCCCGCGAGGATCCGGTCACGATGGCAGTCTTGTTGTCCAGCAGTCCCATAGGTACTTCCTTTGTTCGAAACGTCTAAGTGCGTCTAGGCCTGCAGTCCATCATGCCAGCGCGGCCGGCTAATCCGCTTGTTTGACCCCCACAAAGAAAGCCCCGGGCGACTAGTTTGCCTGTCGGCAGCCGCGGCCCTGGGGAGGCTCCTGCGGAGCGGGCTTCGACGGCGTAGGCTGCCGGCATGAGGACCGTCCCTTGACCGGCGCGCAGGCCAGGCCGTCCACGCCCGAGGAACTCTTTCGGGATTCACCGGCCGGGATGGAGCTCTACCGTGCAGCGCACAGCCTGATCACCACCACTGTCGCCGCGAGCGTCCGCACCACCACAAGCCAAGTGGCGTTCCGTCGCCGGAGAGGCTTCGCCTACGTGTGGAATCCCCGCCGGAACCTCAAGACTGACGTTCCGGCAGTCCTCTCCATCGCGCTGCCCCGGCGGATCGATTCGCCCAGGTTCAAGGAAATCGTTCACCCGTCTGCCAATGTCTGGATGCACCATCTGGAACTGCGAACCGCGGCCGAGCTCGACGCCGAGGTGGCCGAATGGCTCACGGAGGCGTACGAGGCGGCGGCGTGACGGTTTAGGTCTACAGGCTGCTAGTGACCCATGCCCAATCCGCCGTCCACGGGGATAACGGCCCCGGAGATGTACGCTGCTTCGTCGCTGGAAATCCAGCGGACCACATTTGCCACCTCGGAGGCGTCAGCAAAGCGGCCGGCAGGGACCTTGGACAGGTAATCCTTCTGGGTTGCCTCCGACAGTTCAGCCGTCATGTCCGTGTTGATGAAACCGGGAGCCACAACGTTGGCCGTGATCCCGCGCGATCCCAGTTCACGGGTCAGCGAGCGGGCGATGCCCACCAGTCCGGCCTTCGACGCCGAATAGTTGATCTGGCCGGGGGCTCCGTAAAGTCCGGAGACCGAGGAGATCAGGACTACGCGGCCCTTCCGGAGACGGATCATGCCCTTGGACGCCCGCTTGATGACGCGGAACGCCCCGGTGAGGTTGGTGTCGATCACTGAGGTGAAGTCATCCTCGCTCATCCGCATCAGGAGGGTGTCCTTGGTGATCCCTGCATTTGCCACCAGGACCTCCACCGGACCGTGGGCAGCTTCCACCTCGGCGAACGCCGCATCAACGGAAGATTCGTCCGTCACATCGGCCTTGACGCCAAGGATTCCGTCGGGCAGCTGCGACTCGCTCCGGTACGTCACGGCAACCTTGTCGCCGTTGGCCAGGAACGCCTCGGCGATGGCCAGCCCGATGCCTCGGTTGCCTCCCGTGATCAGGACGCTGCGGGCCGCGGTAACTGCTTCAGACATTAAACGCTCCGGGATTCTGCGGCACGCTGCGCCGCTGTAGGAAGGGGTGGATTTTGCTGCCTCCGATCTTAGCCTCCGTTTGGGCGCCACTGCTGATGGTGAGAGAATTGAGGCAAGCCTTTGGAGCGTGATCAATCAGCCGTGACCCTTGAAAACCATGCCGGACAGCCCGTGTCCGGAGATCCTGAACGGTTCTCCGGCGATTCGGGGGTCCACTCCATTACGGACGCCGCGGCAGCCCATTCCGAGGACATGCGCCAGCGCATGATCAAGTACGCGCTGGCCATGGGGATCCGCATGGTATGCCTCATCCTCATTTTTGTGGTGGACGGCTGGTTCAAGATCGTTATGGTTGCCGGCGCGGTATTCCTGCCGTGGATCGCAGTGGTGATCGCCAATGGCAGCGACAAGGCGGAAATCCACAGTGATTCGCTGCTGGACTCGGCGCCGCTCGCCGAACTGGAGGGCCCTGAGTGGGCCCCCGCCGAGGACAGTTCCACCTCTGCAGTCCTGCAGGGCGAACTCATCGATGATGACGACGAACCCAACCACGGACAGGAACGGCGCGCTTCATGAACATTTTCGACCTGGCTGCGGGGGCGGACGGTCCCGGGCCGGCAGCAGTTGCCACGTGTTCCCGGAAAGCCTGCCGCTCGGAGGCCTCCTGGCAGCTCCTCTGGAATAACCCCAAGATCCATACGCCCGAGCGGCGCAAGATCTGGCTCGCCTGCACCGACCACCGCGACTGGCTTGAGGACTATCTCCAGACGCGCGGACTCTGGAAGGAAACCGTGGAGCTGGTGACCGGGGCCGGGTCAGCTCCCTCGGGGCAGGACCGCTGAATGTATCGTTTCCTTTTCTCCAGCAAATGGCTGGGCTATCTCCTGCTGGCCGCCATCTTCGCCACGGCCTGCGTCTTCCTGGGACGATGGCAGATGGACCGCAGGGCAGAGACCCTCGCCGAAATCAACCGCGTGGTATCCAACTACTCCGCCGCCCCCATCCCCTTTGCCGAGGCCAGGGACGAGTTCGCCCAGCTGGATCCCGAGAAGGAATGGACCCAGGTTGAGCTCAAGGGCCGCTACGATGTCACAGGCCAAAGGATCGTCCGGAACCGTCCCCTGAACGGACAGCCCGGCTATGAAGTGGTAGTGCCATTCAAACTGGACTCCGGCGAGACGGTGGTGATCGACCGGGGCTGGCTGCCCATCGGCAACAACAACCCCGGCAGTCCCGACTCGGTACCCGAGCCACCTTCCGGAGAAGTGACCGCCATCGTCCGGCTCAAACCCGGTGAGCCGCAGCTGCAGCGCGGCGCTCCCGACGGACAGCTGGCGTCCATTGACCTTCCCGCCTACTCGGACGAGCTCGGCTACCCGCTGCTGACCGGCGCCTACGGCCAGCTCGCCTCGGAGACACCCGCCGCCGCTGACATGCCGTTCCCCTTTCCCATGCCCTCCACCGAGGAAGGGACGCACCTGTCCTATTCGCTGCAGTGGTTCGCCTTCGGCGTCCTGATGTTCGTGGGCTTCGGGTACGCGGCGCGCCAGCAGGCCCGCAACGCCGCCATCGACGCCGAGGACGCGCTGGAGGCCGAAGAAGCCGGACTGGAACCGATGCATTCAACCGCCGCCGCGCCACGCCGTCGTACTCCTGCTCCTCGAAGGAGCGGAAAGCCTACCGCCGAGGAAGAGGAAGATGCCATCCTGGACGCCCAGGGGTACTGAAGTTCGCGCCGTGAGTTGCGTCCGCTTCGCAACGTGCGTGATTTCCCGCGTGCTGGCTCGTTCCTCGCCTTTGACGCACGCTACATAAATCACCCACGCTGCTTCGCTGGTGCGTTGGAGCACAGGTGTCGCCAGCGGAGCGGCCATCACCACGGAACTCAAGGTGGGCTGGCCCGGGGTAACCAGACTGAACGGCCTAAGCCAACGTAATCAGGTCCAGGTAGTCCTCGTTCCAGAGGTCTTCGACACCGTCGGGCAGGAGGACGACGCGCTCCGGGTTGAGTGCCTCGACAGCGCCCTCATCGTGGCTGACCAGGACGACGGCGCCGCTGTAGTTGCGGAGTGCGCCAAGGATTTCGGCGCGGCTTGCAGGGTCCAGGTTGTTGGTGGGCTCATCGAGCAGGAGCACGTTGGCGCTGGAGGCCACGATCGTGGCCAGTGCGAGGCGGGTCTTCTCGCCGCCGGAGAGGACGCCGGCCGGCTTGTCGACGTCGTCACCGGAGAACAGGAACGAGCCGAGGATGCCACGGACCTCGGCGTCCTGCATGTCCGGTGCCGACGAGCGCATGTTTTCCAGGACAGTCCGGCTGACATCGAGGGTTTCGTGTTCCTGGGCGTAGTAGCCCACCTTGAGCCCGTGGCCCGGAATGACGTCCCCGGTGTCAGGTTTGTCGACGCCGGCCAACATGCGCAGCAGCGTGGTCTTGCCTGCACCGTTCAGGCCCAGGATCACCACCTTGGAACCGCGGTCGATGGCCAGATCGACGTCGGTGAAGATTTCCAAGGACCCGTAGGACTTGCTGAGGCCCTCGGCGGTGAGTGGGGTCTTGCCGCACGGTGACGGGTCGGGGAAGCGCAGGGCGGCCACGCGGTCGTTCTCGCGTACCGCTTCCAGCCCGCTGAGCAGGCGTTCGGCACGCTTGGCCATGTTCTGCGCTGCGACAGCCTTGGTGGCCTTGGCGCGCATCTTATTGGCCTGGTCGAAAAGGACCTGGGCCTTTTTCTCGGCGTTGGCGCGTTCACGCTTGCGGGCGCGCTCGTCGGTTTCGCGCTGGGTGAGGTAGCGCTTCCAGTCCATGTTGTAGAAGTCGATCTGGGCACGGTTTGCATCCAGCAGGAAGACCTTGTTCACGGTGGCTTCCAGGAGTTCGGTGTCGTGGCTGATGACGATGAGCCCGCCCTGGTGGTTCTTGAGGAAGTCGCGCAGCCACGCTATGGAGTCGGCATCAAGGTGGTTGGTGGGCTCATCAAGGAGCATGGTCTCGGCGTCGGAGTAAAGGATCCGGGCCAGTTCTACACGTCGGCGCTGGCCGCCGGAGAGGGTCTTGAGCGGCTGGTTCAGGATGCGGTCCGGCAGCGCCAGGTTGGAGCAGATGGCAGCGGCCTCTGCCTCAGCCGCGTAACCGCCGGCCGCCAGGAACTCGGATTCCAGCCGGTCGTAGCGGTTCATCGCCTTGCGCTGGACATCGGCGTCCTCGCTGGCCATTTCATCGTGCGCCACGCGCAGCTTGCCGACGGCGATGTCCAGACCCCTGGCCGCAAGGATGCGGTCGCGGGCAAGCTGTTCCATGTCCGGCGTGCGGGGATCCTGCGGAAGGTAGCCGATCTCTCCGGTGCGGGTCACTTTGCCCGCAGCCGGCAGTCCTTCGCCGGCGAGCACCCGGGTCAAGGTTGTTTTGCCTGCACCGTTCCGGCCTACCAGGCCGATCTTGTCTCCCTTGTCGATGCGGAAGCTCACCTGGTCCATAAGGAGCCGGGCGCCGGCGCGCAGTTCAAGATCCTGGACAGTAATCACAGCAGGTAAGGCCTTTCACAACAGGGAACGCCGCAGCTCAACGGATGACGTCCGGAAGGATGCGTCTGGAAGAAGCTGGGCAGAGTGGCCGGAGAACGGCCTATACAAGTCTACCGGCAGCAACTTCCCTGCATAACCGCGGCGATAACCCTCCGGTCGCGCGAGCCCTCACACGCAGTCCGAGGCCACGGCCTGTCTTTTTGTTCCATGCCATCAGCACCAGGTCGTGCGTTTAGTAGGGCACCTACAAAACGCCGTCAATGCCAGCCCGGTAACGTCAGGATTACCCCATAATCACTTG from Arthrobacter pascens includes:
- the serB gene encoding phosphoserine phosphatase SerB translates to MTSNVTAVSYGLKLTPAELEQLRSLLTRNGATLEAESRTGDSRYEVHTAELAMADTTAAGIAALRRAVAEAEADGPETAIVPAGLRAAPRKLLIMDVDSTLIQQEVIELLAAYAGKREEVAAVTEAAMRGELDFAQSLHARVLVLAGLPATVVDAVRAEVRLSEGAAELVAAFKAAGHVVGVVSGGFNQILQPIAEDLGLDYWIANELEIVDGALTGKVLGAVIDRAAKEKYLRKWAAGEGIPMEHTIAVGDGANDLDMLGAAGIGVAFNAKPAVRAVADSVVNMPYLDAVRHIAGV
- the fabG gene encoding 3-oxoacyl-ACP reductase FabG; this translates as MSEAVTAARSVLITGGNRGIGLAIAEAFLANGDKVAVTYRSESQLPDGILGVKADVTDESSVDAAFAEVEAAHGPVEVLVANAGITKDTLLMRMSEDDFTSVIDTNLTGAFRVIKRASKGMIRLRKGRVVLISSVSGLYGAPGQINYSASKAGLVGIARSLTRELGSRGITANVVAPGFINTDMTAELSEATQKDYLSKVPAGRFADASEVANVVRWISSDEAAYISGAVIPVDGGLGMGH
- a CDS encoding DUF5655 domain-containing protein, whose protein sequence is MTGAQARPSTPEELFRDSPAGMELYRAAHSLITTTVAASVRTTTSQVAFRRRRGFAYVWNPRRNLKTDVPAVLSIALPRRIDSPRFKEIVHPSANVWMHHLELRTAAELDAEVAEWLTEAYEAAA
- a CDS encoding ABC-F family ATP-binding cassette domain-containing protein, giving the protein MITVQDLELRAGARLLMDQVSFRIDKGDKIGLVGRNGAGKTTLTRVLAGEGLPAAGKVTRTGEIGYLPQDPRTPDMEQLARDRILAARGLDIAVGKLRVAHDEMASEDADVQRKAMNRYDRLESEFLAAGGYAAEAEAAAICSNLALPDRILNQPLKTLSGGQRRRVELARILYSDAETMLLDEPTNHLDADSIAWLRDFLKNHQGGLIVISHDTELLEATVNKVFLLDANRAQIDFYNMDWKRYLTQRETDERARKRERANAEKKAQVLFDQANKMRAKATKAVAAQNMAKRAERLLSGLEAVRENDRVAALRFPDPSPCGKTPLTAEGLSKSYGSLEIFTDVDLAIDRGSKVVILGLNGAGKTTLLRMLAGVDKPDTGDVIPGHGLKVGYYAQEHETLDVSRTVLENMRSSAPDMQDAEVRGILGSFLFSGDDVDKPAGVLSGGEKTRLALATIVASSANVLLLDEPTNNLDPASRAEILGALRNYSGAVVLVSHDEGAVEALNPERVVLLPDGVEDLWNEDYLDLITLA
- a CDS encoding DUF3099 domain-containing protein, producing MTLENHAGQPVSGDPERFSGDSGVHSITDAAAAHSEDMRQRMIKYALAMGIRMVCLILIFVVDGWFKIVMVAGAVFLPWIAVVIANGSDKAEIHSDSLLDSAPLAELEGPEWAPAEDSSTSAVLQGELIDDDDEPNHGQERRAS
- a CDS encoding SDR family oxidoreductase is translated as MGLLDNKTAIVTGSSRGIGAEVAKILAGEGAAVVVNYRQKAPRANKVVAGIEAAGGRATAVGADLTTQEGVQALASAAMENFGSLDVLVLNASGGMESGMEDDYALKLNRDAQVNMLNAAVPLMKEGSRVVFVTSHQAHFINSVPTMPEYEPVARSKRAGEDALRELLPNLAEKGISLVVVSGDMIEGTVTATLLDRSSPGAIEARRAEAGKLYSVEEFAEVVAGMATADVESGHTEYAGGADYFGKSAN
- a CDS encoding SURF1 family cytochrome oxidase biogenesis protein, which gives rise to MYRFLFSSKWLGYLLLAAIFATACVFLGRWQMDRRAETLAEINRVVSNYSAAPIPFAEARDEFAQLDPEKEWTQVELKGRYDVTGQRIVRNRPLNGQPGYEVVVPFKLDSGETVVIDRGWLPIGNNNPGSPDSVPEPPSGEVTAIVRLKPGEPQLQRGAPDGQLASIDLPAYSDELGYPLLTGAYGQLASETPAAADMPFPFPMPSTEEGTHLSYSLQWFAFGVLMFVGFGYAARQQARNAAIDAEDALEAEEAGLEPMHSTAAAPRRRTPAPRRSGKPTAEEEEDAILDAQGY